A stretch of DNA from Rheinheimera sp. MMS21-TC3:
TATCACATCCCTCCATGGATTTGGCCTTAACAGGCCGCACTAACGTGCGATAAACTTTGTTCCCGACAAAGTTTTTGCCTGGTGGCAATAGCGCTGTGGAACCACCTGATCCCATTCCGAACTCAGAAGTGAAACGCAGCTGCGACGATGGTAGTGTAGCATTCGCTATGCGAGAGTAGTTCACCGCCAGGCTCCCAATAACAGACCCCAGCTCGATGAGCTGGGGTTTTTTTATTGTCTGCGATTGGTTGGTAACAGCTCGGAATACTGTAGTTCACCGCCGGGCATCCAATAACGACCTATTTGCGCTTATCTGTTTGTAGCTTTACAATAACGGCATTCTTCTTAAGTGTACTTATTATGCGTATTCTGTCTCATGTATCAGCTAAGCCATATTCTACTTTTAGATTTCAGCAAACTTTAGCTGAGGTAATTGAGTTAAGCTCAATAGCAGATTTAAACGCCTATAATCCAGTTAGTGCACCTATTGTCTTAGGTGAAGGCAGTAATACAATATTTCTACAAGATATCACAGCACCAATATGCCGATATATTGCGACAGAAAAATCCATTACAACTATAGATGATAATTATGGACTATTGCATGTTGCTGCTGGACATAATTGGCATGAATTAGTGACATGGACCGTGGATAATTCTTGGTGGGGGATAGAGAATTTAGCTTTAATCCCAGGTGCTGTTGGTGCAGCACCGGTACAAAATATAGGTGCTTATGGCGTAGAACTAGCTGATAGATGTTTGTATGTCGATTTTTATCATTGGCAAACTAAACAAGTGCAACGTATTACCGCTGCCAGATGTAGTTTTGGCTATCGTGATAGCATATTTAAGCAAGATTTAGCTGGTAAAGGTATTATTATAGCCGTTGGTTTGCTATTGCAAAAGGCAGCAATGCCGATCCTCAATTATAATGGTTTAGATAATTTAACTAAAAATGTCAGTTTAAAAACTGTTTATGAAACTGTTATTAATGTCCGAAATGCTAAATTACCTACACCAGATAAGTTAGCAAATTGCGGTAGCTTCTTTAAGAACCCTATTATCAGTCACGAGCAATTTGTGTCGCTACAGCAGGTTTTTCCAACTATACCTGGCTATAAAGTGAATCAGCATTCGATTAAGGTTCCTGCGGCTTGGTTATTAGAGCAACAAGGATTTAAAGGCTACTGCCATGATGGTGTAGGTTGCTATGAGAAACAACCTCTGGTTCTTGTTAATTATGGCTCTGGGACACCTAATAAACTGCTAGAGTTAATAGCTATGATCACTGATACAGTTCATCGTACTTATGCCATTACTTTAGAGCCAGAAGTAAGATTATTATCCGCTTCAGGAATAATTAAGGCGTGAGTAAATCAAGTTTAATTATAATTCGCACTATTCTTGCCAAGTTAAGCTCGGGTGAATTTTACTCTGGTCAAGCTTTAGCTAATGATTTAGGGCTAAGTAGAACATCTGTAGCCAATTATATAAAGCAACTTAAAGAGTTAGGCTTAGATATTTATAGCGTCAAAGGGCGTGGTTACAGCTTATCTTCTGCTATTACTTTACTTGATCCGGTGCAAATAAATGCACCTAAAAGGGTAAAAAGACCGGCTATATTGGTTCATGAAATTACAGACTCCACTAACATTCAACTACAACAGCGAATTAAATCGGGCACCATAACTGAACTAGGATCTGCTATTGTGGCTGAAGCACAAACTGCTGGGCGTGGGCGCAGAGGCAGAAATTGGTATTCTCCCTTTGGCTCTAACTTATATTTTTCTATGTATTGGCGTTTAGACCATGGCATGCAAGGGGCGATGGGGTTAAGCTTGGCTGTTGGCTTAGCAATAGTGCGTACGCTAAAACACTATTATAGTGTAATAGCTAAATTAAAATGGCCAAATGATGTTTATATAAATGATAAAAAAGTAGCGGGTATTTTGATTGAGCTATCAGGTCAAGCGAATGCAGATTGTGATGTCGTTATTGGCCTAGGATTGAATATTAATATGCCTGCTAATGCCAGCAGTAATATAGATCAACCTTTTACTAGTCTAGCGCAACATACTGTATTGCCAATAGATCGAAATAAGTTGATTGTTTATTTACAGCAAGAACTAATTCATATTCTAACAGAATTTAGCCAGTCAGGCTTTGCTGGTTTTGTTAATGAGTTTAATGATGTTAATCAATATCAAAATCGTCTTATAAAAATAATTACAGCAGAGGAACAACTTGGTATTTGTCGAGGAGTTGATGACCAGGGTGCACTTCTATTAGAAACAAAACAGGGATTACAGACAATTTTTGGTGGAGAAGTCTCAGTGCGAGGCCAAAATTAATATGTATTTATTACTTGATATTGGCAATACACGCTGTAAAGCTGCAATATATGAAAAGGGTAATCTACATTTAGTTTCTGATTTAAATACGATTAAATCTAATTATCAACCTATTAAAAAAGTTATCGTTTCCTGTGTAGCTGCAGACTCAAAGGTTCAGTTAATTAAGAATCAATTAAATTATTTAGAGATACCTTGGGTATATGTATATGCAGAAAAAACAGCTTTTGGTCTTATAAACAGCTATATCAATCCAGAGAAGCTAGGTGTTGACCGTTGGCTTGCAATGATAGCTGCTAAGAAGATGTTTGATAATCAAGATTTACTGGTGATAGATGCTGGTACAGCTGTGACATTTGATTGGATTGATCAACAGGGGAATCATCAAGGGGGCTGGATTTTACCTGGCATAAGACTTCAGCAACATGCTGTTGTGAGCAACACGGATAAAGTGATTAATGAAGATAATTTTATGGCTAAATTATTACCGGCAACTAATACTAGTAGTGCGCTACAAAATGGTTGTTTGGCTGCAATAGTTGGTGCTATTCACATGGCTTGGCAAACTAAACGGGTGAGCAAAATAATCCTAACAGGCGGTGATAGTAATTTGTTTTCTGAACACTTAGCCCAGTTACCTGTGGTTATAGAACCTTTACTTATTTTTAAGGGGTTAAGTTGTTATTGCCCGCATTAAATGCTGGTTTTGCACACTTAATAGGCGCTTGGTTAAGAAAAAAGCTTTTTTATGCTATTTAGTGTTGCACACTTTCATTCATTACACTAGAATTCGCACCCACTGACGTTGTGCCGCTTTAGCTCAGTTGGTAGAGCAACTGACTTGTAATCAGTAGGTCATCCGTTCGACTCGGATAAGCGGCACCATTAGTTGTGGAGGGGTTCCCGAGTGGCCAAAGGGATCAGACTGTAAATCTGCTGGCACTGCCTTCGAAGGTTCGAATCCTTCCCCCTCCACCATTTTCGTCAGCAATATAGCTTCGAGTAGGCC
This window harbors:
- the murB gene encoding UDP-N-acetylmuramate dehydrogenase; translation: MRILSHVSAKPYSTFRFQQTLAEVIELSSIADLNAYNPVSAPIVLGEGSNTIFLQDITAPICRYIATEKSITTIDDNYGLLHVAAGHNWHELVTWTVDNSWWGIENLALIPGAVGAAPVQNIGAYGVELADRCLYVDFYHWQTKQVQRITAARCSFGYRDSIFKQDLAGKGIIIAVGLLLQKAAMPILNYNGLDNLTKNVSLKTVYETVINVRNAKLPTPDKLANCGSFFKNPIISHEQFVSLQQVFPTIPGYKVNQHSIKVPAAWLLEQQGFKGYCHDGVGCYEKQPLVLVNYGSGTPNKLLELIAMITDTVHRTYAITLEPEVRLLSASGIIKA
- the birA gene encoding bifunctional biotin--[acetyl-CoA-carboxylase] ligase/biotin operon repressor BirA, with amino-acid sequence MSKSSLIIIRTILAKLSSGEFYSGQALANDLGLSRTSVANYIKQLKELGLDIYSVKGRGYSLSSAITLLDPVQINAPKRVKRPAILVHEITDSTNIQLQQRIKSGTITELGSAIVAEAQTAGRGRRGRNWYSPFGSNLYFSMYWRLDHGMQGAMGLSLAVGLAIVRTLKHYYSVIAKLKWPNDVYINDKKVAGILIELSGQANADCDVVIGLGLNINMPANASSNIDQPFTSLAQHTVLPIDRNKLIVYLQQELIHILTEFSQSGFAGFVNEFNDVNQYQNRLIKIITAEEQLGICRGVDDQGALLLETKQGLQTIFGGEVSVRGQN
- a CDS encoding type III pantothenate kinase; this encodes MYLLLDIGNTRCKAAIYEKGNLHLVSDLNTIKSNYQPIKKVIVSCVAADSKVQLIKNQLNYLEIPWVYVYAEKTAFGLINSYINPEKLGVDRWLAMIAAKKMFDNQDLLVIDAGTAVTFDWIDQQGNHQGGWILPGIRLQQHAVVSNTDKVINEDNFMAKLLPATNTSSALQNGCLAAIVGAIHMAWQTKRVSKIILTGGDSNLFSEHLAQLPVVIEPLLIFKGLSCYCPH